A stretch of the Eulemur rufifrons isolate Redbay chromosome 20, OSU_ERuf_1, whole genome shotgun sequence genome encodes the following:
- the ZHX3 gene encoding zinc fingers and homeoboxes protein 3 gives MASKRKSTTPCMIPVKTVVLQDASVEAPPAEALPQGPQQDLPPEVPATSSETAQNSSSTDGSALANGHRSTLDGYLYSCKYCDFRSHDMTQFVGHMNSEHTDFNKDPTFVCAGCSFLAKTPEGLSLHNAKCHSGEASFVWNVAKPDNHVVVEQSVPESTSTPDLAGEPSAEGLDGQAEIIITKTPIMKIMKGKAEAKKIHTIKENVPSQPVGEALPKLSSGETEVKEGDHSFINGAIPVSQASTSSAKPPHAANGPLIGTVPVLPAGIAQFLSLQQQPPVHTQHHTHQTLPTSKALPKVMVPLSSIPAYNVAMDSNSFLKNSFHKFPYPTKAELCYLTVVTKYPEEQLKIWFTAQRLKQGISWSPEEIEDARKKMFNTVIQSVPQPTITVLNTPLVASAGNVQHLIQAALPSHVVGQPEGTAGGLLVTQPLMANGLQAPSSSLPLTVTSVPKQPSVAPINTVCSNTTSAVKVVNAAQSLLTACPSITSQAFLDASIYKNKKSHEQLSALKGSFCRNQFPGQSEVEHLTKVTGLSTREVRKWFSDRRYHCRNLKGSRAMMPGDHGSIIIDSVPEVSFSPSSKPPEVTCIPTAATIAAHPSAKRQSWHQTPDFTPTKYKERAPEQLRALESSFAQNPLPLDEELDRLRSETKMTRREIDSWFSERRKKVTPEDTKKPDENVSQEEEEAAEDEGGEEDLASELRVPGENGSPEVPGSHTSAERKVSPIKINLKNLRVTEANGKSEIPGLGTCEPEDDGSNKLAEQPPGKVSYKKTAQQRHLLRQLFVQTQWPSNQDYDAIMAQTGLPRPEVVRWFGDSRYALKNGQLKWYEDYKRGNFPPGLLVIAPGNQELLQDYYMTHKMLYEEDLQNLCDKTQMSPQQVKQWFAEKMGEETRAVVDTGIEDQGSGAVEPAAVYKGTGDTYSEVSENSESWEPSVPDASSEHFDTSSPQAGLQLETD, from the exons ATGGCCAGTAAGAGGAAATCCACCACCCCGTGCATGATCCCAGTGAAGACTGTAGTGCTGCAGGATGCCAGCGTGGAGGCCCCGCCTGCTGAGGCCTTACCCCAAGGACCCCAGCAGGATCTGCCCCCAGAAGTGCCTGCCACCAGCAGCGAGACAGCCCAGAATTCCAGCAGCACTGATGGCTCTGCACTGGCCAACGGGCACCGGAGCACTTTGGATGGCTATTTATATTCCTGTAAATACTGTGATTTCAGGTCCCACGACATGACCCAGTTTGTGGGACATATGAACTCAGAGCACACAGACTTTAATAAAGACCCAACTTTTGTATGCGCTGGGTGCAGTTTTCTGGCAAAAACCCCCGAGGGGCTTTCCCTGCACAATGCCAAGTGTCACTCGGGGGAAGCCAGCTTTGTGTGGAACGTGGCCAAGCCAGACAATCATGTGGTCGTGGAGCAGAGTGTCCCCGAGAGCACCAGCACCCCTGACCTAGCAGGCGAGCCCAGTGCCGAAGGGCTCGATGGACAGGCAGAAATCATCATTACCAAAACTCCAATCATGAAGATAATGAAAGGCAAAGCTGAAGCCAAAAAAATTCACACGATCAAGGAGAATGTCCCCAGCCAGCCTGTGGGTGAGGCCTTACCAAAGCTGTCGTCTGGAGAAACAGAGGTGAAAGAGGGGGACCACTCCTTCATCAATGGGGCCATCCCAGTCAGCCAGGCGTCTACCAGCTCTGCAAAACCCCCGCATGCTGCCAATGGGCCCCTGATTGGAACAGTGCCCGTTCTGCCGGCTGGTATAGCACAGTTCCTCTCTCTCCAGCAGCAGCCCCCAGTGCACACCCAGCATCACACCCACCAGACACTGCCCACATCCAAGGCCCTTCCCAAAGTGATGGTCCCTCTAAGCAGCATTCCGGCGTACAATGTGGCCATGGACTCCAACAGCTTCCTAAAGAACTCCTTCCACAAGTTCCCCTACCCAACCAAAGCCGAGCTCTGCTATTTGACCGTGGTGACCAAGTATCCAGAAGAGCAGCTCAAAATCTGGTTCACAGCCCAAAGGCTGAAGCAGGGCATCAGCTGGTCCCCTGAGGAGATCGAGGATGCCCGGAAGAAGATGTTCAACACAGTCATCCAGTCTGTGCCTCAGCCCACAATCACGGTTCTAAACACCCCCCTGGTCGCCAGTGCTGGCAACGTCCAGCATCTCATCCAGGCCGCTCTCCCAAGTCACGTTGTGGGACAGCCAGAGGGCACCGCAGGGGGTCTTCTGGTCACTCAGCCACTGATGGCCAATGGGTTGCAAGCACCAAGttcctctctccccctcaccGTTACATCTGTCCCCAAGCAGCCAAGTGTGGCACCCATTAACACTGTGTGTTCAAATACAACGTCAGCTGTGAAGGTGGTCAATGCGGCCCAGTCGCTCCTCACAGCCTGCCCCAGCATAACTTCCCAAGCCTTCCTTGATGCAAGcatctataaaaataagaaatctcaTGAACAGCTGTCAGCTCTGAAAGGGAGCTTCTGTCGGAACCAGTTCCCAGGGCAGAGCGAAGTTGAGCATCTGACCAAAGTGACTGGCCTCAGTACCAGAGAGGTGCGGAAGTGGTTCAGTGATCGGAGATACCACTGCCGGAACTTGAAGGGCTCCAGAGCCATGATGCCTGGAGATCACGGCTCCATCATTATTGACTCTGTGCCAGAGGTGTCCTTCTCCCCATCGTCCAAGCCCCCCGAGGTAACCTGCATCCCGACCGCAGCCACAATAGCAGCCCACCCTTCTGCCAAACGACAATCTTGGCACCAGACTCCTGACTTCACACCAACCAAATACAAGGAGAGAGCCCCTGAGCAGCTCAGAGCCCTGGAGAGTAGTTTTGCACAAAACCCTCTTCCTCTTGACGAGGAGCTGGACCGCCTGAGAAGTGAAACCAAAATGACCCGAAGAGAAATCGATAGCTGGTTTTCAGAGAGACGGAAAAAAGTGACTCCTGAGGACACCAAGAAGCCTGATGAGAATGTCtctcaggaggaagaggaggctgctGAGGATGAGGGTGGAGAAGAGGATTTGGCCAGTGAGCTGAGGGTCCCTGGTGAAAATGGCTCCCCAGAAGTGCCCGGCAGTCATACCTCGGCAGAACGCAAAGTCAGTCCCATCAAAATCAACCTCAAGAACCTGCGGGTCACTGAAGCCAATGGTAAGAGTGAGATTCCAGGGCTGGGTACCTGTGAGCCTGAGGATGATGGGTCAAACAAGCTGGCAGAGCAGCCCCCAGGCAAAGTGAGCTACAAAAAGACTGCCCAGCAGCGGCACTTGCTGCGGCAGCTCTTTGTCCAGACGCAGTGGCCAAGCAACCAGGACTATGATGCCATCATGGCCCAGACGGGTCTGCCGCGGCCAGAGGTGGTGCGCTGGTTCGGAGACAGCAGGTACGCCCTGAAGAATGGCCAGCTCAAGTGGTACGAAGACTATAAGCGGGGAAACTTCCCTCCAGGGCTGCTGGTCATCGCCCCTGGCAACCAGGAGCTCCTGCAAGACTATTACATGACACACAAGATGCTATATGAGGAGGACCTGCAGAATCTCTGTGACAAAACCCAGATGAGCCCCCAGCAGGTCAAGCAGTGGTTTGCTGAGAAAATGGGTGAGGAGACCCGGGCTGTGGTGGACACAGGCATTGAGGACCAGGGCTCTGGTGCTGTTGAGCCTGCAGCAGTTTACAAAGGGACAGGTGACACCTATTCAGAGGTGTCCGAGAACAGTGAGTCGTGGGAGCCCAGTGTCCCTGACGCCAGCTCAGAGCACTTTGACACATCGAGTCCCCAGGCTGGACTTCAGCTAG AAACAGACTGA
- the PLCG1 gene encoding 1-phosphatidylinositol 4,5-bisphosphate phosphodiesterase gamma-1 isoform X1: MAGAASPCANGCGPGAPSDAEVLHLCRSLEVGTVMTLFYSKKSQRPERKTFQVKLETRQITWSRGADKIEGAIDIREIKEIRPGKTSRDFDRYQEDPAFRPDQSHCFVILYGMEFRLKTLSLQATSEDEVNMWIKGLSWLMEDTLQAATPLQIERWLRKQFYSVDRNREDRISAKDLKNMLSQVNYRVPNMRFLRERLTDLEQRSGDITYGQFAQLYRSLMYSAQKTMDLPFLEASALRAGERPELCRVSLPEFQQFLLDYQGELWAVDRLQVQEFMLSFLRDPLREIEEPYFFLDEFVTFLFSKENSVWNTQLDAVCPDTMNNPLSHYWISSSHNTYLTGDQFSSESSLEAYARCLRMGCRCIELDCWDGPDGMPVIYHGHTLTTKIKFSDVLHTIKEHAFVASEYPVILSIEDHCSIAQQRNMAQYFKKVLGDMLLTKPVDIAADGLPSPNQLKRKILIKHKKLAEGSAYEEVPTSVMYSENDISNSIKNGILYLEDPVNHEWYPHYFVLTSSKIYYSEETSSDQGNEDEEEPKEVSSSTELHSNEKWFHGKLGAGRDGRHIAERLLTEYCIETGAPDGSFLVRESETFVGDYTLSFWRNGKVQHCRIHSRQDAGTPKFFLTDNLVFDSLYDLITHYQQVPLRCNEFEMRLSEPVPQTNAHESKEWYHASLTRAQAEHMLMRVPRDGAFLVRKRNEPNSYAISFRAEGKIKHCRVQQEGQTVMLGNSEFDSLVDLISYYEKHPLYRKMKLRYPINEEALEKIGTAEPDYGALYEGRNPGFYVEANPMPTFKCAVKALFDYKAQRDDELTFTKSAIIQNVEKQEGGWWRGDYGGKKQLWFPSNYVEEMVSPVALEPEREHLDENSPLGDLLRGVLDVPACQIAIRPEGKNNRLFVFSISMASVPQWSLDVAADSQEELQDWVKKIREVAQTADARLTEGKMMERRKKIALELSELVVYCRPVPFDEEKIGTERACYRDMSSFPETKAEKYVNKAKGKKFLQYNRLQLSRIYPKGQRLDSSNYDPLPMWICGSQLVALNFQTPDKPMQMNQALFMAGRHCGYVLQPGTMRDEAFDPFDKSSLRGLEPCAICIEVLGARHLPKNGRGIVCPFVEIEVAGAEYDNAKQKTEFVVDNGLNPMWPAKPFLFQISNPEFAFLRFVVYEEDMFSDQNFLAQATFPVKGLKTGYRAVPLKNNYSEDLELASLLIKIDVFPAKQENGDLSPFSGTSLRERGSDASGQLFHGRAREGSFEARYQQPFEDFRISQEHLTDHFDSRERRAPRRTRVNGDNRL; the protein is encoded by the exons TTGATATTCGTGAAATCAAGGAGATCCGCCCAGGGAAGACCTCACGGGACTTTGATCGCTATCAAGAGGACCCTGCTTTCCGGCCAGACCAGTCACACTGCTTTGTCATCCTCTATGGGATGGAATTCCGCCTGAAGACCCTGAGCCTGCAAG CCACATCTGAGGATGAGGTGAACATGTGGATCAAGGGCTTATCTTGGCTAATGGAGGACACATTGCAGGCAGCCACACCCCTGCAGATTGAGCG GTGGCTCCGGAAGCAGTTCTACTCAGTGGACCGGAATCGTGAGGATCG TATATCAGCCAAGGACCTGAAGAACATGCTATCCCAGGTCAACTACCGGGTCCCCAACATGCGCTTCCTCCGAGAGCGGCTGACG GACCTGGAGCAGCGCAGCGGGGACATCACCTATGGGCAGTTTGCTCAGCTGTACCGCAGCCTCATGTACAGCGCCCAGAAGACG ATGGACCTCCCCTTCTTGGAAGCCAGTGCCCTGAG ggctggggagcGGCCAGAGCTTTGCCGAGTGTCCCTTCCTGAGTTCCAGCAGTTCCTCCTCGACTACCAGGGG GAGCTATGGGCTGTAGACCGCCTCCAGGTGCAAGAGTTCATGCTCAGCTTTCTCCGAGACCCCTTGCGAGAGATTGAAGAACCATACTTCTTTCTGGATGAG TTTGTCACCTTCCTGTTCTCCAAAGAGAACAGTGTGTGGAATACCCAGCTGGATGCGGTGTGCCCGGACACCATGAACAACCCTCTGTCCCACTACTGGATCTCCTCCTCGCACAACAC GTACCTGACTGGGGACCAGTTCTCCAGTGAGTCCTCCCTAGAAGCCTACGCTCGCTGCCTGCGGATGGGCTGTCGCTGCATTGAGT TGGACTGCTGGGATGGCCCGGATGGGATGCCGGTCATTTACCATGGACACACCCTCACCACCAAGATCAAGTTCTCAGACGTCCTGCACACCATCAAGGAGCATGCCTTTGTGGCCTCAGA GTACCCCGTCATCCTGTCCATCGAGGACCACTGCAGCATTGCCCAGCAGAGGAACATGGCCCAGTACTTCAAGAAGGTGCTTGGGGACATGCTCCTCACCAAGCCCGTGGACATCGCCGCTGATGGGCTGCCCTCACCCAACCAGCTCAAGAGGAAGATCCTCATCAAG CACAAGAAGCTGGCTGAGGGCAGTGCCTACGAGGAGGTGCCTACGTCCGTGATGTACTCTGAGAACGACATTAGCAACTCCATCAAGAATGGCATCCTCTACCTGGAGGACCCTGTGAACCAC GAATGGTATCCCCACTACTTTGTCCTGACCAGCAGCAAGATCTACTACTCTGAGGAGACCAGCAGTGACCAGGGCAACGAGGATGAGGAGGAGCCCAAGGAG GTCAGCAGCAGCACAGAGCTGCACTCCAACGAGAAGTGGTTCCACGGGAAGCTTGGGGCGGGGCGGGATGGGCGGCACATAGCTGAGCGCCTGCTCACCGAGTACTGCATCGAGACCGGGGCCCCCGACGGCTCCTTCCTGGTGCGAGAGAGTGAGACCTTCGTGGGCGACTACACGCTCTCTTTCTG GCGGAACGGGAAGGTCCAGCACTGCCGCATCCACTCCCGGCAGGATGCTGGGACCCCCAAGTTCTTCTTGACGGACAACCTCGTCTTTGACTCCCTCTACGACCTCATCACGCACTACCAGCAGGTGCCCCTGCGCTGCAACGAGTTTGAGATGCGCCTTTCAGAGCCTGTCCCACAGACCAACGCCCACGAGAGCAAAGA GTGGTACCATGCAAGCCTGACCAGAGCACAAGCCGAGCACATGCTGATGCGTGTCCCCCGGGATGGGGCCTTTCTGGTGCGGAAACGGAATGAACCTAACTCATACGCCATCTCTTTCCG GGCTGAGGGCAAGATCAAGCACTGCCGCGTCCAGCAGGAGGGCCAGACTGTGATGCTGGGGAACTCGGAGTTTGACAGCCTTGTTGACCTCATTAGCTACTACGAGAAGCATCCGCTGTACCGAAAGATGAAGCTGCGCTATCCCATCAACGAGGAGGCGCTGGAGAAGATTGGCACAGCT GAGCCCGACTACGGGGCCCTGTATGAGGGACGCAACCCTGGCTTCTACGTAGAGGCGAACCCTATGCCGACTTTCAAG TGTGCCGTCAAAGCCCTCTTTGACTACAAGGCCCAGAGAGACGACGAGCTGACCTTTACCAAGAGTGCTATCATCCAGAACGTGGAGAAGCAGGAGGGAGGCTG GTGGCGAGGGGACTACGGAGGGAAGAAGCAGCTGTGGTTCCCATCAAACTACGTGGAAGAGATGGTCAGCCCAGTGGCGCTGGAGCCTGAGAGGGAG CACTTGGACGAGAACAGCCCCTTGGGGGACTTGCTGCGGGGGGTCTTGGATGTGCCGGCTTGTCAGATTG CCATCCGTCCCGAGGGCAAGAACAACCGGCTCTTCGTCTTCTCCATCAGCATGGCCTCAGTGCCCCAGTGGTCCCTGGATGTTGCTGCCGACTCCCAGGAGGAGCTGCAGGACTGGGTGAAAAAGATCCGTGAAGTGGCCCAGACTGCAGATGCCAGG CTCACCGAGGGGAAGATGATGGAACGGAGGAAGAAGATCGCCCTGGAGCTCTCTGAGCTTGTCGTCTACTGCCGGCCTGTTCCCTTCGATGAAGAGA AGATTGGCACAGAACGTGCCTGCTACCGGGACATGTCATCCTTTCCGGAAACCAAGGCTGAGAAATACGTGAACAAGGCTAAAGGCAAGAAGTTCCTCCAGTACAATCGGCTGCAGCTCTCCCGCATCTACCCCAAGGGCCAGCGGCTGGACTCCTCCAATTACGATCCTTTGCCCATGTGGATCTGTGGCAGTCAGCTCGTGGCCCTCAACTTCCAGACCCCAG ACAAGCCTATGCAGATGAACCAGGCCCTCTTCATGGCTGGCAGGCACTGTGGCTACGTGCTGCAGCCAGGCACTATGCGCGACGAGGCCTTTGACCCCTTTGACAAGAGCAGCCTCCGAGGGCTGGAGCCATGTGCCATCTGTATTGAG GTGCTGGGGGCCCGGCATCTGCCGAAGAATGGCCGAGGCATTGTGTGTCCTTTCGTGGAGATTGAGGTGGCTGGAGCTGAGTATGACAACGCTAAGCAGAAGACAGAGTTTGTGG TGGACAATGGACTTAACCCCATGTGGCCGGCCAAGCCCTTCCTCTTCCAGATCAGTAACCCTGAGTTTGCCTTCCTGCGCTTCGTGGTATATGAGGAAGACATGTTTAGTGACCAGAATTTCCTGGCTCAGGCTACTTTCCCAGTAAAAGGCCTGAAGACAG GATACAGAGCGGTGCCTTTGAAGAACAACTACAGTGAGGACCTGGAGTTGGCCTCCCTGCTTATCAAGATCGACGTTTTCCCTGCCAAG CAGGAAAACGGTGACCTCAGTCCCTTCAGTGGTACGTCCCTGCGGGAGCGGGGCTCAGATGCCTCAGGCCAGCTGTTTCACGGCCGGGCCCGGGAAGGCTCCTTTGAAGCCCGCTACCAGCAGCCATTTGAGGACTTCCGCATCTCCCAGGAGCATCTCACAGACCATTTTGACAGTCGGGAACGAAG GGCCCCAAGAAGGACTCGGGTCAATGGAGACAACCGCCTCTAG
- the PLCG1 gene encoding 1-phosphatidylinositol 4,5-bisphosphate phosphodiesterase gamma-1 isoform X2 produces the protein MAGAASPCANGCGPGAPSDAEVLHLCRSLEVGTVMTLFYSKKSQRPERKTFQVKLETRQITWSRGADKIEGAIDIREIKEIRPGKTSRDFDRYQEDPAFRPDQSHCFVILYGMEFRLKTLSLQATSEDEVNMWIKGLSWLMEDTLQAATPLQIERWLRKQFYSVDRNREDRISAKDLKNMLSQVNYRVPNMRFLRERLTDLEQRSGDITYGQFAQLYRSLMYSAQKTMDLPFLEASALRAGERPELCRVSLPEFQQFLLDYQGELWAVDRLQVQEFMLSFLRDPLREIEEPYFFLDEFVTFLFSKENSVWNTQLDAVCPDTMNNPLSHYWISSSHNTYLTGDQFSSESSLEAYARCLRMGCRCIELDCWDGPDGMPVIYHGHTLTTKIKFSDVLHTIKEHAFVASEYPVILSIEDHCSIAQQRNMAQYFKKVLGDMLLTKPVDIAADGLPSPNQLKRKILIKHKKLAEGSAYEEVPTSVMYSENDISNSIKNGILYLEDPVNHEWYPHYFVLTSSKIYYSEETSSDQGNEDEEEPKEVSSSTELHSNEKWFHGKLGAGRDGRHIAERLLTEYCIETGAPDGSFLVRESETFVGDYTLSFWRNGKVQHCRIHSRQDAGTPKFFLTDNLVFDSLYDLITHYQQVPLRCNEFEMRLSEPVPQTNAHESKEWYHASLTRAQAEHMLMRVPRDGAFLVRKRNEPNSYAISFRAEGKIKHCRVQQEGQTVMLGNSEFDSLVDLISYYEKHPLYRKMKLRYPINEEALEKIGTAEPDYGALYEGRNPGFYVEANPMPTFKCAVKALFDYKAQRDDELTFTKSAIIQNVEKQEGGWWRGDYGGKKQLWFPSNYVEEMVSPVALEPEREHLDENSPLGDLLRGVLDVPACQIAIRPEGKNNRLFVFSISMASVPQWSLDVAADSQEELQDWVKKIREVAQTADARLTEGKMMERRKKIALELSELVVYCRPVPFDEEKIGTERACYRDMSSFPETKAEKYVNKAKGKKFLQYNRLQLSRIYPKGQRLDSSNYDPLPMWICGSQLVALNFQTPDKPMQMNQALFMAGRHCGYVLQPGTMRDEAFDPFDKSSLRGLEPCAICIEVLGARHLPKNGRGIVCPFVEIEVAGAEYDNAKQKTEFVVDNGLNPMWPAKPFLFQISNPEFAFLRFVVYEEDMFSDQNFLAQATFPVKGLKTGYRAVPLKNNYSEDLELASLLIKIDVFPAKENGDLSPFSGTSLRERGSDASGQLFHGRAREGSFEARYQQPFEDFRISQEHLTDHFDSRERRAPRRTRVNGDNRL, from the exons TTGATATTCGTGAAATCAAGGAGATCCGCCCAGGGAAGACCTCACGGGACTTTGATCGCTATCAAGAGGACCCTGCTTTCCGGCCAGACCAGTCACACTGCTTTGTCATCCTCTATGGGATGGAATTCCGCCTGAAGACCCTGAGCCTGCAAG CCACATCTGAGGATGAGGTGAACATGTGGATCAAGGGCTTATCTTGGCTAATGGAGGACACATTGCAGGCAGCCACACCCCTGCAGATTGAGCG GTGGCTCCGGAAGCAGTTCTACTCAGTGGACCGGAATCGTGAGGATCG TATATCAGCCAAGGACCTGAAGAACATGCTATCCCAGGTCAACTACCGGGTCCCCAACATGCGCTTCCTCCGAGAGCGGCTGACG GACCTGGAGCAGCGCAGCGGGGACATCACCTATGGGCAGTTTGCTCAGCTGTACCGCAGCCTCATGTACAGCGCCCAGAAGACG ATGGACCTCCCCTTCTTGGAAGCCAGTGCCCTGAG ggctggggagcGGCCAGAGCTTTGCCGAGTGTCCCTTCCTGAGTTCCAGCAGTTCCTCCTCGACTACCAGGGG GAGCTATGGGCTGTAGACCGCCTCCAGGTGCAAGAGTTCATGCTCAGCTTTCTCCGAGACCCCTTGCGAGAGATTGAAGAACCATACTTCTTTCTGGATGAG TTTGTCACCTTCCTGTTCTCCAAAGAGAACAGTGTGTGGAATACCCAGCTGGATGCGGTGTGCCCGGACACCATGAACAACCCTCTGTCCCACTACTGGATCTCCTCCTCGCACAACAC GTACCTGACTGGGGACCAGTTCTCCAGTGAGTCCTCCCTAGAAGCCTACGCTCGCTGCCTGCGGATGGGCTGTCGCTGCATTGAGT TGGACTGCTGGGATGGCCCGGATGGGATGCCGGTCATTTACCATGGACACACCCTCACCACCAAGATCAAGTTCTCAGACGTCCTGCACACCATCAAGGAGCATGCCTTTGTGGCCTCAGA GTACCCCGTCATCCTGTCCATCGAGGACCACTGCAGCATTGCCCAGCAGAGGAACATGGCCCAGTACTTCAAGAAGGTGCTTGGGGACATGCTCCTCACCAAGCCCGTGGACATCGCCGCTGATGGGCTGCCCTCACCCAACCAGCTCAAGAGGAAGATCCTCATCAAG CACAAGAAGCTGGCTGAGGGCAGTGCCTACGAGGAGGTGCCTACGTCCGTGATGTACTCTGAGAACGACATTAGCAACTCCATCAAGAATGGCATCCTCTACCTGGAGGACCCTGTGAACCAC GAATGGTATCCCCACTACTTTGTCCTGACCAGCAGCAAGATCTACTACTCTGAGGAGACCAGCAGTGACCAGGGCAACGAGGATGAGGAGGAGCCCAAGGAG GTCAGCAGCAGCACAGAGCTGCACTCCAACGAGAAGTGGTTCCACGGGAAGCTTGGGGCGGGGCGGGATGGGCGGCACATAGCTGAGCGCCTGCTCACCGAGTACTGCATCGAGACCGGGGCCCCCGACGGCTCCTTCCTGGTGCGAGAGAGTGAGACCTTCGTGGGCGACTACACGCTCTCTTTCTG GCGGAACGGGAAGGTCCAGCACTGCCGCATCCACTCCCGGCAGGATGCTGGGACCCCCAAGTTCTTCTTGACGGACAACCTCGTCTTTGACTCCCTCTACGACCTCATCACGCACTACCAGCAGGTGCCCCTGCGCTGCAACGAGTTTGAGATGCGCCTTTCAGAGCCTGTCCCACAGACCAACGCCCACGAGAGCAAAGA GTGGTACCATGCAAGCCTGACCAGAGCACAAGCCGAGCACATGCTGATGCGTGTCCCCCGGGATGGGGCCTTTCTGGTGCGGAAACGGAATGAACCTAACTCATACGCCATCTCTTTCCG GGCTGAGGGCAAGATCAAGCACTGCCGCGTCCAGCAGGAGGGCCAGACTGTGATGCTGGGGAACTCGGAGTTTGACAGCCTTGTTGACCTCATTAGCTACTACGAGAAGCATCCGCTGTACCGAAAGATGAAGCTGCGCTATCCCATCAACGAGGAGGCGCTGGAGAAGATTGGCACAGCT GAGCCCGACTACGGGGCCCTGTATGAGGGACGCAACCCTGGCTTCTACGTAGAGGCGAACCCTATGCCGACTTTCAAG TGTGCCGTCAAAGCCCTCTTTGACTACAAGGCCCAGAGAGACGACGAGCTGACCTTTACCAAGAGTGCTATCATCCAGAACGTGGAGAAGCAGGAGGGAGGCTG GTGGCGAGGGGACTACGGAGGGAAGAAGCAGCTGTGGTTCCCATCAAACTACGTGGAAGAGATGGTCAGCCCAGTGGCGCTGGAGCCTGAGAGGGAG CACTTGGACGAGAACAGCCCCTTGGGGGACTTGCTGCGGGGGGTCTTGGATGTGCCGGCTTGTCAGATTG CCATCCGTCCCGAGGGCAAGAACAACCGGCTCTTCGTCTTCTCCATCAGCATGGCCTCAGTGCCCCAGTGGTCCCTGGATGTTGCTGCCGACTCCCAGGAGGAGCTGCAGGACTGGGTGAAAAAGATCCGTGAAGTGGCCCAGACTGCAGATGCCAGG CTCACCGAGGGGAAGATGATGGAACGGAGGAAGAAGATCGCCCTGGAGCTCTCTGAGCTTGTCGTCTACTGCCGGCCTGTTCCCTTCGATGAAGAGA AGATTGGCACAGAACGTGCCTGCTACCGGGACATGTCATCCTTTCCGGAAACCAAGGCTGAGAAATACGTGAACAAGGCTAAAGGCAAGAAGTTCCTCCAGTACAATCGGCTGCAGCTCTCCCGCATCTACCCCAAGGGCCAGCGGCTGGACTCCTCCAATTACGATCCTTTGCCCATGTGGATCTGTGGCAGTCAGCTCGTGGCCCTCAACTTCCAGACCCCAG ACAAGCCTATGCAGATGAACCAGGCCCTCTTCATGGCTGGCAGGCACTGTGGCTACGTGCTGCAGCCAGGCACTATGCGCGACGAGGCCTTTGACCCCTTTGACAAGAGCAGCCTCCGAGGGCTGGAGCCATGTGCCATCTGTATTGAG GTGCTGGGGGCCCGGCATCTGCCGAAGAATGGCCGAGGCATTGTGTGTCCTTTCGTGGAGATTGAGGTGGCTGGAGCTGAGTATGACAACGCTAAGCAGAAGACAGAGTTTGTGG TGGACAATGGACTTAACCCCATGTGGCCGGCCAAGCCCTTCCTCTTCCAGATCAGTAACCCTGAGTTTGCCTTCCTGCGCTTCGTGGTATATGAGGAAGACATGTTTAGTGACCAGAATTTCCTGGCTCAGGCTACTTTCCCAGTAAAAGGCCTGAAGACAG GATACAGAGCGGTGCCTTTGAAGAACAACTACAGTGAGGACCTGGAGTTGGCCTCCCTGCTTATCAAGATCGACGTTTTCCCTGCCAAG GAAAACGGTGACCTCAGTCCCTTCAGTGGTACGTCCCTGCGGGAGCGGGGCTCAGATGCCTCAGGCCAGCTGTTTCACGGCCGGGCCCGGGAAGGCTCCTTTGAAGCCCGCTACCAGCAGCCATTTGAGGACTTCCGCATCTCCCAGGAGCATCTCACAGACCATTTTGACAGTCGGGAACGAAG GGCCCCAAGAAGGACTCGGGTCAATGGAGACAACCGCCTCTAG